The sequence CTTTCCTTGTCTCGTCTTTTTGTAGTAAGAACTAGAATCGAGATGAAACTAAAGAGTGATTGTGATGCAATATCCAGGGGATGATTGCGTCTCAATTGTCAATGCTAGCTCTGCTATCAAGATGAAGACAATCTATTGTGGACCAGGACATGGAATCAGGTACCATCTTGATTTGACATTGCCCAATTACGGTTTTGCAGTCCCATTATCTCAAAAGGACTTTGCAAAATTGGAAGATTGTGTTTGCACTATAGTATACACAACTGTAACTGAACTTTTGTAGCCTGTTACTTACATTGGTgcaaaattattctatttagCATTGGAAGCCTTGGGAAGGACAACTCCACCGGTATAGTCACAAAGGTTGTCTTGGATACAGCATTCCTCAAGGAGACTACCAACGGCCTCAGGATTAAGACTTGGCAGGTAATGCTCTACATCATGCTGATTAATCATTTAACATCCATTATTGGTAATTGGATGAAAATACCAATAAAGCTAGATTTAATCCCCCAAACAAACGGACCCTTGAGGGAAAATCAAATGGGTTTTCAGTATACCTGTAGAGACTTCCACACTCATCTAAGTGAAATGTTgcttcaaacaaaattttaagcgGTGTTTTTGGTATCAAACATAGAACATGATATTTTAGTGCTCTAGTAGACGCTGCTACATGTTCATAGAACAATTTCTAGCAAAATTGCATTTAGAGTTTATACTAATCTATTGGccgttttataaattttatcatgGTAAAAGTTTAGCTTATATCTAAATGCCCATGGGATGAGAATAACATAAATACCTTTCACTCTGATGTTCTGCTATAGGGAGGTTCTGGTTATGTTCGTGGTATACGTTACCAAAATGTGAGGATGCAGGATGTAGAAAACCCCATCATTATTGATCAGTTCTACTGTGATTCTCCAAGTGCATGTCAAAACCAGGTAACAATCTCCAAATTCCCTCTCTTCACTATTAAACATCTACCATTTGATTTCTTGTTATGTAATCAACTTATTCATTTAATCAAAATCCCAACAATTATGatttcttgtatatatatatgtgtgctTGTTTTGTCAGACATCAGCTGTGAACATAAGCCAGATCTTTTACAAGGACGTTAGTGGAACTACAAAGAGCGCAAAGGCCATGAAATTTGCTTGCAGTGACACAGTTCCATGTAGCAAAATAGTCCTCAGCAATGTGGACTTAGAGATGAAGGATGGTACAGTAGAAACCTACTGCAACTCTGCCACAGGCTTTGGCTATGGAATTGTGCATCCTTCAGCTGAATGCCTATCTTCAGATGACAAAGAATATATCATTATCAATAAGGAAGAAAAGGCTGAAGTTACAGAATCTagcagagagaaaattgatcACACTGAACTATAACTTGGCTCTCTCTAGATACTTAAGTAACAACTATAGTATATACTAAACTGGATAAATGGCTTTTAGAGTGCACCACTATAGATTTCTTGGAGGAAGTTTGAGGTGCCTAAGCAAATTTTAaggtaaatttaaaattttatatcatataGTAATATACAAATACTGGAGTAAAACTAATTcagagaaaatagaaagagaTTGTATAATGCAGTtaatattgaaaaagaaaatgtattaattttatgaatattaaTTATATGTGTGTTTTACATTTGGTGGTAATACATGGTATTTTGACGTTTATTATTTGTCATCTTTGTAATGTGCTCGTTTAGGAGAACTTATTTTCATTAGTTTATTGGGCTTGAAAACTAAGTTAGACAAAAGTACAGTTATacctaaaaataatgataaaactTCAAAAATTGTAGATAAGCTAAATAAGTTcaataaaatggaaaatactATTTGCAATATTGCAATAGTCTACTATCTCCCaaaacaagaaatgaaaaaggaaaatggatataaaaaaaatacatttttggtctCTAAAATTTAGTCtaaagcttttttattttatcacttttaattcttaacaacttctaaaaaaataagagtaatgaCGTGTCAGCTTTTTAATTTGGTCCCCTTGGAGGGGAAGCAATCACTTTAAAATTTAGGAATTATCAATTTAAGTTAGGTTACCAATAATATAGTTtggcccaaaacaaaaacaaaaccaaaaagaaaaagcccattatgggaaaaaaattacaGCTGATCTCCATCTAAGGCCTAACTTAGGGGCTGGTACTGAGTGCTGAGTGCTGACCCAAAAGGAGAACATAGCCTACTATATTTTGTATGGCAAACCCGAAAAAAATATGCAAGCCTGAATAAAAAGGATTATGGTAATATTGTGATACTAAAGAGTGGTGAGAGATGGGCCAGATGATCCAGGCTTAGGCTGTCACCACCGAAGCATGTCGAGGCACAAATCCGAAATCCAATCTTGGCCCAGCTCTCCCTTAACCCAAATGGCCTAACAGGTTATGATTTGATCTTTCTCCAAGGCTATTTTGTAGGGAAACATCATCACATCCTAACTAGCCAATGGCCAAGGACTCGACTCAAGCTATATATCTAGTTAAATTTGTGATTGCCTCAGGTTATATatcttgttaatttttttatttgaattccGATCATTtccccccacaccccataaacacttatacttatggagcgATCATCACGCTAAGGATGCGCGATGAtgtaaattataagttttaaaaGTTGAGGAACTGTTTAAAAAGCGATCCCAAACTTAAAATGGTGTAAATGCATTGTAACCTTAAATTTTGGAAAGTATTGTTGGagtaagctttttttttttttttttggttacaatatatttttgggataaagaGAGCCAATTTTTAACTCAATAGGTTAACAGACTGAAATTATTGGATTTAATTTAAGCATCTctttttgggaattttttttgcttcaatGGATCATCTTATAAATTGTCTTTTAAACTTTGGGATAAAGAGAGCCAATATTTAACTCAATAGGTTAACAGACTGAAATTATTGGATTtggatgggactgacgaagttaaAACATAGACGAGGAAGCCTTcacggacgaacatgaccagtatccGCGTCATCAGAGAAAGagttaatgccattcaatgctgccaataaagcctcaaccgttacaagaccagctggacgaaccggtAAAAACGCATTGAAACccataactccaccagagacgttatcaggggaGTCATTAACACCCCAACGGCTATAATCCCCAAGGATATATAAAACCCTCGCAACACTAATACAAGGTACAAAGACAACATCGCAACCTATACTAagttattcttgatattttgacTATCGCTTTCTTTCACActgactttgccatcggaggcgttgtggcaggcaccacaccggtgaccattcgGATAAGTTCTTGCCCCCTGTAGGTTCGTCAGAGTACTACCTGGAACCATCTGGACGAACTCCAGAGAGACAGGCGAGAttctgcttcatcagtttggcgccgtttgtggggaCGATTTTCTCATACAACAAGAACGTGGTTCCTACCAgctccagatggaatccaacTAGGACTCAGCGGCCTTGGCACAGCAAGTTCGAAATCTCGCGGCCACCGTCGAAGAACTCACCAGATAGAATCAAGAGATGAGACAGAGGTTACAACAAGAGGAAAACCGGTCAAGAGCTGTCCAAGAGGACGAGGGGGATAGCCATGGAAGAAGTGACCGACGGAGAACTGTTACCCCAGAGGAACAGCATTTCGACATCCTCCTAgagatgagaaaggagatggatgaattaagaaatgccatcaaagaaaagATCGATCGAAGCCTAGATAAAATGGTCAGGGcaacggactccccttttacCATGGTAGTCCTAGAACGACCGGTACCAGCGAAATTTCGGCTGCCTCAGCTCGAGCCTTTTGACGGGCTCAAggatccccaagatcaccttaataccttcaagacgaccttaggccttcaacagccccttgatgagatcatgtgtcgttccttccccactacgctgaagggagctggacgagagtggttcacgagattgcccACTTCGTCCATCGACAACTTTGAGCAGTTAAGTAATGCTTTCCTGCGCCATTTTGTTGGGGGGCAACGCCCCAAGAGACCAGCagatcacctactcactattaagcaaggagagagggagaccttgcggTCGTACGTAAAATGCTTCACTCGAGAGACCCTAGAGGTGGACGACGCGGACGATAAGGTCCAGCTGACGACATTTAAAGCAGGGCTTAAGTCCAGAGAATTCGTCGTCTCACTAGCAAAGAATCCGCCCCGGACAATGGCGGAGATTCTattgaaagctcaaaagtacatgaatgctgaggatgcGCTGGCGGCCATCGTAGACGAGGAAAAGCCGAAGAAGGAAGGAAGTAAGGAAGACGAACGcaggggacaaaagagggagcgcCCAAGCCGCCGAGGAGGTGACATTGACAGACGAAGAGAcgagaaagctccacgaccggtaaaattcacacctctaattatgcctgttgacaagaTTTTGACGCAGATCCAGGATCAACACCACCTAAAATGGCCGAGACCCTTGCACTCGTCACCAAGCGTGCGTGACAAAagcaaatactgccgattccacaaggatcacggccattacacggaggattgccgAGACCTGAAAGGACAGATAGAAGAATTGATACGAAAAGGAAAGCTTCAGAAGTACGTAAAAAATGAGGACTCCAGCAGGTTCAGGGATGGCGACACGAGCCAACGCGAGTCCTCGTCCAAGAATGAGATTCGCCCATCTCAACCACAACAAGatgtgatcggggagataagcacAATAGCAGGGGGACCCTTCATGGGGGGATCATAtaagtccctcaagaaagcgTGCCAGAGGcaagtaaacagtgtccatATAGAACCCCTATTGAAGCAAAGACGGATGAGCCAGGATATATTCTTCAGCGAAGAGGACACAAGGGGAGTAAGGTAGCCCCATAACGACCCTCTGGTGATAGCACTCACAATCGAAGGGTTCAACACTAAGAGGATCCTCGTCGACAACGGTAGCTCTGCAGACATCATGTACTTATCGGCCTTCCAACAGTTGAAACTAGGTCCTGGTAGATTGCGCCCGTTCgagtcccccctcgtcagctttagcggTGACAGAGTATATCCCAAGGGCATTGTGACGCTAAAAGTCACAATAGGCGCCTACTCGAAGCAGTAGACCCGTCATCTGGACTTCTTAGTGGTAGATTGCCCCTCTTCGTAtaatgtgatcattgggagaCCCACACTCAACCGGTGGAAGGCAGCAACATCCACCTACTacctaaagataaaatttccaACCGAAGACGGAGTCGGcgaggtaaaaggagaccaagtttTGGCCAGAGAATGTTACCAAGCCGTGTTGGCTACAggagaaaaccacacatggacgatcgagggagaaaaagaagacaacatggAAGCCCTGGAAACGGTGGAACTCGTCGAAGGGGAAAACTCAAAGGTAACGAGGATAGGTATAACCATGAGCCCCGAGATGAGGAATAAACTCGTCCATTTCCTTAAGGGAAATTTGGccgtatttgcatggagtcacgaagatatgCCAGGTATACCACGCCAAGTAATCCAGCACGAGTTGAAGACAGACCCCGAGAAAAAACCCGTTCAACAAAAACGACAGGTttttgcccccgaacgaaaccaagcaatcacGGAAGAAGTTAACAAGttgttgcaggcagacttcatccgagaagtttactatcccgaatggctggccaacgtcgtgctggtgaagaaagcaaatggaaagtggagaatgtgcgtggacttcacggacctgaacaaggcttgcccgaaggatagttttcccctgccgaggatagatcaattggtagactctacggctggacataagttactaacattcatggatgcattttcaggttacaaccagataaagatggctaaggaagatcaggaaaaaacttctttcatcacaagccaaggactctactgctataaggtaatgcccttcggactgaagaacgcaggagcaacgtaccaaagactggtaaacaagatgttcagcaagcaaattgggagaaatatggaggtatacgtggacgatatgctcgtcaagagcaaagaagagttgaCTCACCTGGACGACCTGGGAGAGACATTTGATACCCTCCGAAAATACCAGATGAAGCTGAATCCTAGTAAGTGTGTGTTCGGGGTGGCTtcaggaaagttcttaggattcatggtgtcccaaatgggaatagaagcaaatccggagAAAGTGCAAGCAATACTCAGCATGGCAACACCCAAGAccgtcaaagaagtccaaaagctcacggGAAGGATAgctgcactcaataggttcgtctctaaagcaacGGACAAATGTCTTCCATTTTTCAAAATGTTGAAGCAAGCTTTCTCCTAGACTGATGAATGTGAGGCAGCCTTTCAAGAGCTCAAGCATTACCTCGGTAGCCCGCCCATTTTGAGTCCCTCAAAAGCGGGGGAAAACCTTTATTTATACCTGGCAGCATCAGCCACGGCCGTCATTGCGGCCTTAGTTCgagaggaagataagaagcAGCTTCCAGTCTATTATGTCAGTCAAGCCTTCCAGGGAGCAGAGGCCAGGTATCCCAGGATTGAGAAGATCGTGTTCGCCCTAATAATGGCTTCACGAAAGTTACGACCgtacttcgaagcacaccctatccttgtaatgacggaccaacctATCAGAAAATCCATGAATAAGCCTGAAGCAGCTGGGAGAATGGTCCATTGGGCAATCGAACTtagccagttcgacatcgaataccatcctagaacggccatcaaggcgcaagctctaGAAGACTTTATCACCGAGTTCACCCTTCCAGAAGATGACAACGGCAAAAACGAGGTGGAACAGTGGACGATTCAAACTGACGGATCGTCAGCCCAAAAGAGGGGAGAAGTAGGGGTCATTATAAACACCCCcgatggagaaaaactccaatatggagtccaattaaaattcccgacgaccaacaacgaggctgagtacaaAGGCATACTGACGGGACTAAGACTCGGCAAAGCCCTTGGGATTAAGAACCTGCTTATTCAGAGTAACTCGAAGCTGGCAATAGGGCAGATCAGGGAAGAATATGAGGCGAAAGAAGAgaggatgcagaagtacctcaagctGATTAAACATTTAGCCTGTGGGTTCGATAAGTTGGATTTCGTTTGGATCCCGAGAAACCAGAATGCGGCGGCAGATGAGGTTGCCAAAATGGCCTCGTCTGAAGAAGAACCAACGAACAGTGAAATtctcatggagattcagaaacACCCTAGTATCGAAGAAGTCCCGGTATTCTCCATCCAGAGCATAGGTGGTTGGATGGAACCGATCGTCTCATATCTTCAAGACGGGTATCTCCCTCGTGATTCAGTGGAagccaagaagattaaaggaAGAGCGGCTAggtttacaattttgaatgataccttatacaaaaaAGGGTTCTCCCTGCCTTATCTGAAGTGTatcgacgaggaagaagccaagtacgTCCTTCACGAAATCCACGAAGGGGTTTGTGGAGACCACGCCGGGCCTAGATCCCTGGTAAGCAAAGTTAGAGCAGGATATTTCTAGCCAACCATGCAGGCAGACGCTAcggagctcgtcaagaggtgcgataagtgccagaggttcgggaATGTCCAGAGGCTGCCAGCAGAAAAGATGACGACGATTACCtccccgtggccattcgcacaatgggggattgATATTGTCGGCCCATTACCCCAAGGAAGAGGACAGGTAAGGTTCCTGCTCGTcgctatcgactacttcactaaatgggtcgaagcagaAGCAATAGCAACAATCACAAAGGCGAGAATCCGTAGCTTCGTGTggagaaatataatttgcaggttcgggattccgCGAAcgattatttcagataatggccaACAGTTTGACAGCCAGGGATTCAGAGACTTTTGCTCAGGCCTAGGTATCAGGAATAAGTTCTCGTCACCTGGACACCCACAGTCAAACGGACAAACGGAAGTAACTAATCGAATACTGCTCAGAATCATCAAAGCCAGGCTAGACGAAGCTAAGGGCGCGTGGCCGGAtgaattgcccaatgtcttgtgggcctacagaacaacagcaagaacctcaacgggagagacacctttcaggctcacttatAGCACTGAAGCGGTAATCCCAGTTGAGGTGGGTATGGCCAGCACCAGGCGAGAAGTGTTCCGCGAGGAGAACAACGACGACCAACTTCGAATCAATCTGGATTGCTTAGACGAGGTAAGGGAGAAGGCCTCGAACATGACAATGAAGTACCAACAGAAGATGATGGAATACTATAACAAAAGGGTCAAGCTCATAAGACTAGGAATTGGCGACCTCGTCCTACGCAAGGTGACTACTGCAACTAAAAACTCCGCCCACGGGAAGCTCGGTCCCACGAgggaaggaccttacagagTCGTGCACTACTCCCGGCAAGGTAGCTATCATTTGGAGACCCTAGACGGACAAAAGCTCCCGCGACCCTGGAACATagaacacttgaagaaataccaccAGCAGATGTAAATCAAGAATGTACCAAttcctcaaaattaatgaaataatggtTCAAATAATGTGTTCATACAGGTACCGTCAGTAGAAAGTCCCGGAGACccgctaccaaaaaaaaaaaatttgcctaagtaataagattccgcatggacagatgtacattactgacgaaggcaaaaacgaaaaaaaaattgcctaagtaataagattccgcatggacggatgtacattactgacgaaggcaaaaacaaaaaaaattacctaagtaataagattccgcatggacggatgtacattactgacgaaggcaacaacaacaaaaaaattgcctaagtaataagattccgcatggacggatgtacattactgacgaaggcaaaacaaaaaattttgcctaagtaataagattccgcatggacggatgtacattactgacgaaaggcaaaacaaaaaattttgcctaagtaataagattctgcatggacggatgtacattactgacgaaggcaaaacaaaaaattttgcttaagtaataagatttcgcatggacggatgtacattactgacgaaaggcaaaacaaaaaattttgcctaagtaataagaatccgcatggacggatgtacattactgacgaaaaGCAAAAACAGAAGTAAAGGAAAATGCTTAAATAATAACGTTCCAACCAGATGAACATACGTTACTGACGAAAACAAAGGAATTAACATATAGGAGAACATATGTAAGTAGATATGATAAAAGACTAAAAACCAAAGGCCAttgtttatacaaaaaaaaaaaaaccataaacactgggctaaaaatacacatgaaaattttTAGATGTTCTGGAAATTGAGCCTTGAAACATATCAGGcacctcaaaaataaaaaacaaagagagaattTTGCTGATTGATAACAGGTTCAAACGTCCGGGGCGGCATCGTCTTCAGCTGGGACATCAAGGGCAGGGGCATCGACGATAGGAGCATCAGGAATGTCTCCAGGAGCTTCAGCTGCGGCGGCTTGGGCAGCCTCGTCAGCAGAGATCTCCCTGTCGACTATCTCCATATCTAGCACCTCCAAATATACCCCGGAAGGATGCTTGATGCAATACCTCCTCAAGAGCTCGAACCCTTTAAAataccagctgaagagcacgGAGTTGTACTCATCGGTCTGCTGGAAGCCCTTGATGGCCCTGGAGGCGACGA comes from Castanea sativa cultivar Marrone di Chiusa Pesio chromosome 3, ASM4071231v1 and encodes:
- the LOC142629067 gene encoding uncharacterized protein LOC142629067; the protein is MAEILLKAQKYMNAEDALAAIVDEEKPKKEGSKEDERRGQKRERPSRRGGDIDRRRDEKAPRPSNSKLAIGQIREEYEAKEERMQKYLKLIKHLACGFDKLDFVWIPRNQNAAADEVAKMASSEEEPTNSEILMEIQKHPSIEEVPVFSIQSIGGWMEPIVSYLQDGYLPRDSVEAKKIKGRAARFTILNDTLYKKGFSLPYLKCIDEEEAKYVLHEIHEGVCGDHAGPRSLVSKVRAGYF